Genomic DNA from Halobacteriovorax sp. DA5:
GTTTATCAACTCGATAAGTAAGAGGAGAGTAGGCAACAAATAATCCAAGGTCGGGAAGACGTTGGCTCTTGGCAAGCTCAACAGAGAAGTCTGATAGTTGAATGCTTTCTTTAAGAATCTTTACATCAACTGTTTCATCAAGCTTTTGTAAGTTTGAGGGTATCGTTGCAATTTTATCTTTAGCATTAAAGTTATCAGCAACTACCTTTACGTCATCTTCTGGCTGTAGGGCCAGAAAGTTTTTGATGTCTAAGATTGCATTTTTAAGGTTTTTCTTTGCAATAATCCAATTTGGTTTTCTACTGGCAAGGTCAGCTTGCATTTTGATATTATCATTTCGTGAGATACGTCCGTAAGAAACACGTTCTTCAAGCGCATTTTTATTTTTAACAGCATTTTTATATGAGTCTTCAGTTATTCGTACAAGCTCTTGGTTGAATAAAACTCTGTAGTATAATTGTCTTGCAGCATTCTCAACTTCAGCCTTTGTTACAACTGTTCTCAACTTTCCGATCTTATTTGCAGATTCTGCAATATCGACACCACTAGAGATCTTTCCAAAAGTGTATAAAGGTTGTGTGAGCTGAACTCTTGCATTGTGATTCCAATCATAACCGTGAGGCATGATATTACCTTTACCATCATTTTTCGTTAAGCCTGCAGATATTGAAAGGACTGGAAATAGATTAGATGTTGCACTACTTAGTGTTTCCTTGGCCTGTTCTAATTCTTGTCTTGCAATACCAACATTTTCATTTCTTTTGACTGCAAGTTCAACTACTGATTGTTCGTTTAAACTGTATTGAGCAGCGCTTACGCTACTAGCAAGTCCAAACAAGACAATATAAGTCTTGATCCTTCTCATGAGTGTGGTTCTCCTGTATATTCTGTCTCTTTAGATTCTCTTTAAGATTTTTTTATTTTATCTTTTTGACTGATAAAACTCTTCAATCATTCCCAACTGACATAAAAGTTTACTTTTCTCATCTTGAGAAAATCTTGAAACTAGTTCATGCCCCATGCTGAAGTAGCGAGGAAGTACTTTATTGATTAATTCAAGGCCCTCTTCAGTAAGTGTAATTTTCTTTGACCTAGTATCGTTTTCGTCAATGGCCTTCTTGACTAGATTGGCCGCTTCAAGTCTTTTAACGATTCCCGTGATATTGGCCTTCGATACTAGAAGCTCTTCTGCTAACTCTGT
This window encodes:
- a CDS encoding TolC family protein, whose protein sequence is MRRIKTYIVLFGLASSVSAAQYSLNEQSVVELAVKRNENVGIARQELEQAKETLSSATSNLFPVLSISAGLTKNDGKGNIMPHGYDWNHNARVQLTQPLYTFGKISSGVDIAESANKIGKLRTVVTKAEVENAARQLYYRVLFNQELVRITEDSYKNAVKNKNALEERVSYGRISRNDNIKMQADLASRKPNWIIAKKNLKNAILDIKNFLALQPEDDVKVVADNFNAKDKIATIPSNLQKLDETVDVKILKESIQLSDFSVELAKSQRLPDLGLFVAYSPLTYRVDKPFSGDISHNQNDISFGLQFTFDWDLGGSKNSEVAIKRSDANIARLKFNQLRREIRTQYLKLEQDYDGLQERFDAEAEAVKLASSSYKVALSSFKSGGVSQLQLNDSEIQLTQHRLNLAQTKLQLKVTRAEMDRLLTTTGKGDK
- a CDS encoding MarR family winged helix-turn-helix transcriptional regulator, translating into MSIIKSEYVQESIIGRMIRTTRILDKMISEEVSHFKLTKPQFDVLVILHLTDQESVTTTELAEELLVSKANITGIVKRLEAANLVKKAIDENDTRSKKITLTEEGLELINKVLPRYFSMGHELVSRFSQDEKSKLLCQLGMIEEFYQSKR